The genomic segment ATCCTGTTTGCTAAGAAAACTTTAACATAGCAAAACCCAGAtagtgtttatgtttttactccTGTAGATTCCAAGCATCAGACCgtttaattagaaaaagacttgAACCAAACTGCGTTTCAAATTAAGctaattttaaatattcttcCTTATTAATCAAAGGAAACGTCAAAtaacaagttttaaaacactATGAAAGTAAAGTGAATCGTCTCTTAAATTCCGGGTGGACCTTAGAGCAGTTTGGAGCTGATTTTACTCATAGATCTGTCTGGTTGGAGGAGACCAGCCTCCTACGGCTCTTTGTCTCGGTGGGGTCACGTGACCTGAGCTGACGTCAAAGGCTACGTTTACGCTGCAGGTTTTAATACTTAAACTTGACATCATCCTTTCCCTGCGACCCTCATCTCGTTGAAATGTGAACGGTGTGCGGCTCTGAAGTAACACGCATGCGCAGAGGACAACACGTAGTGTTTTTGGACGTACTGGATGCCTCACGTCTGTCCAGTGTGGACGTTCTTGCTGTCTGAACCGATAATTAAGGCCAACTGATGAAAGAAAGGAGGACAGCAGGTGTGAACCGTGGCCTTTGGTGGCGCAGTGGGGCCTTCTCCTGTACATAGGCATGAACAGCTAATGCAGCCCAGCTGGtctgcagagtcctgcacgggtcCAGTTTTACCAGCCCGCACCCGTTAGGATGATCACCAAACCCGACCCGCACGCTAACGCATGCTAACTGTAAATACACCGCCCCTCTTTCACTGCTTTACTTCACTGGTTCAGATATTTACGGCCCTGCTGGCGTTTAGTCGTTCTCATTTCCAATCACGaaggaaaagacaacaacacAGGAAATATGGTGAAACGCAGAATTGTGACGTATCTCTGTGACGTCAGAGTTAGATGAAATGCGACATGACGGTTCAGACTGACGTCGCTTCCAGGATCCCATCTAGGACCACATAGGAAAGCGGTCTGGGTcggactgtaaaaacaaaaaatggggGGGATTTGCGTTCAGACTGTTGTTAAAAATGCGAAGTGAGTCACATGGACAAAAACATCGGAACCGAGCTGCAGAGCCGGAGTCTTCCGCTGAAAATGACTCGGATTTGTGCTACATTAATAATTTCCCTCCAGGAGTATGATGCTAACCAGATACAAGCATGCTAACCACATATAACCATGCTAGCCAGATATAACCATGCTAACTACATGTTAGCCAGATATATCCATGCTAACTACATATAACCAAGCTAGCCAGTTATAACCATGCTAACCACATACAAGCATGCTAACCAGATATAACCGTGCTAATCAGATATAACCATGCTAACCACATATAACCATGCTAGCCAGATATAACCATGCTAGCCAGATATAACCATGCTAACCACATATAACCATGCTAGCCAGATATAACCATGCTAACTACATGTTAGCCAGATATATCCATGCTAACTACATATAACCAAGCTAGCCAGTTATAACCATGCTAACCACATACAAGCATGCTAACCAGATATAACCTTGCTAATCAGATATAACCATGCTAACTACATATAACCATGCTAGCCAGATATAACCATGCTAACCACATATAACCATGCTAGCCAGATATAACCATGCTAACTACATGTTAGCCAGATATATCCATGCTAACTACATATAACCAAGCTAGCCAGTTATAACCATGCTAACCACATACAAGCATGCTAACCAGATATAACCGTGCTAATCAGATATAACCATGCTAACCACATATAACCATGCTAGCCAGATATAACCATGCTAACTACATGTTAGCCAGATATATCCATGCTAACTACATATAACCAAGCTAGCCAGTTATAACCATGCTAACCACATACAAGCATGCTAACCAGATATAACCATGCTAACCACATATAACCATGCTAACCACATATAACCATGCTAGCCAGATATAACCATGCTAACCACATATAACCACGCTAACCACATATAACCATGCTAACCACATATAACCACGCTAACCACATATAACCATGCTAGCCACATATAACCATGCTAACCACATATAACCATGCTAGCCAGATATAACCATGCTAACCACATATAACCACGCTAACCACATATAACCATGCTAACCACATATAACCACGTTAACCACATATAACCATGCTAGCCACATATAACCACGCTAACCAAATATAACCATGCTAGCCAGATATAACCATGCTAACTACATGTTAGCCAGATATATCCATGCTAACTACATATAACCAAGCTAGCCAGTTATAACCATGCTAACCACATACAAGCATGCTAACCAGATATAACCGTGCTAATCAGATATAACCATGCTAACCACATATAACCATGCTAACCACATATAACCATGCTAACCACATATAACCACGCTAACCACATATAACCATGCTTACCACATATAACCATGCTAGCAGGACGTTAGCATCCACAACTGATCAGATGTGTGACGTCATCCTGATGGCGCTGAAATGGACGTCTGTCGTATCTCATAGATATAAACATGTATGTTTCCTGTGCCTAAATAACAGATCCATTCCTCTTATTGGCTTTTTCCTGAATTCATACATTTTCTGCTTCATAAGGAAAAAAAGACTTCTGAGCCGGTTTTACTAGGTCGGAGGCTGCTGCTGTAGGATCAAGCCGGAGTCTCGGATCCTCGGATGGGTTGGTGCTGACCTCCACCACACAAATCCAGTCCGCTACCACTTAGTCTCTTAGTCTGTCGGAGGTGCTGTGCTCCGTGACGGTGCAGCATGGTTTCTAATGAGTACACCGTCCAGAAGGACTCGATCAAAGATCCAAACTTTACACGACGTTTACAGGAGTTCCGTTATCTCTGCCGGCGGCTGTGTCTGCATCACTCACCGCTTCCCTCCGAGCGCTGAGACAGGCAGCCTCGTAAAAGTTGTCTACATATTTATTACCGTTGTTCCAGTGcgttgttttaaagtgtttataaataaagctgggtTGAACCAACAATAAAccataataaagataaaaaacaaggaTAACGAACAGTGTGGACGTCTCGTCTGCAGCTCCTCCACATGTCGGTGTTCTCCCAGAGTTTCTCTCCCTGCGGCCGCTTCCTGGCAGCTGGAAACAACTACGGAGAGATCGCCCTGTTCAGGTGAGACGAAACAAGCGCACCCGATCAGACTCACCTGTCACTCCTCTGAAGCTCACCTGTGTGATGTTGTGTTTCAGCCTAACAGCAGCTTTGAGCCCCGACGCCACCGCTGCCCACTACAAACCAGTTCTGACCTTCACAGGTGAGTCCAGCACACCTGTGGGGTGCGTTTGATTTGAGTCCTGGCTGCTCTGGGAGTTGATTGCTGATAAGTCATGTGATCATCTCCAGCTCACGAAGGTCCGGTCTTCAGTCTTCTGTCCTCGGACGGCGTCCTGCTGAGCGCAGGTAACGGGGAAATCAGCGCCTGGAGTTGGACCGAGCTCATCAAGAAGGTGATGAGGACGTGGCCGGACCGGCTGAAACCGGTCTGGTCCACATGATGGTCTGGAGTCTGTGGCAGCTAGAACATTCTGATGTTAGAAAACCAGCGTTCCTCTACTCTGGAACCGTTTCCAGGATGGTGTCATGAAACATGTCCGACCCGTTGAGACATTATTActaatttaatgttatttcattatattctcctttaattatttatttatatcattaTTTTATCCTTGAAATTATTATTTCCATCAGTTTGTCTTTAATCATCTGAATAAACAAAGAGATCTCAGATAAAGGATGAACCAGTTAATGAATTACTTCCTGAACCAGGATAAATGTTACCTAACCGGTTAGTTTGCATTTTATTATCTTCATTTTTGTGGCTCACCGCTGCGTTTCCTCCGGCAGGTGGCGCCCTAGGCCGCCGCCCGCGTGGCTTAGAGCGGCGCCTCCTCTGGCAGGTGGCGCCCGTGTGGGTTAGCAAACAggtgtgtcaggtgtgtgtgacgTGGACGTTTTGTCTCCTCAGAATGTGAAACCTCTGTGGACGAAGAGACCCAGCTACAGGTGAGGAAGACTCCACTTCCTGTTAGTGATGAAGACACCGCCATCACTcacatgtctgtctgtctctgcaggTCCAGTCTGGAGATCCCGGAAATTAACTCCATGGCCCTCAGCCCCAGGGTGagagcgcacacacacacacacactcacacacacacacacaccagctgacgtttactgcatgtgtgtgtcaggaCAACAGTCTGGTGGTCGGAGCCGGAGACAACAACGTGCACATCCTGGACCTGGAACACGGAACTTTTAAGGTGCGTCCCCTTCGCCACCtgtgctgttgccatggtgaccaAACTACCCTCCCAAGGCTTGGGTTTTGTTGTCATAGcaacagtgtgtgtgtcctcAGGCGATCCTTCAGGGTCACACGGACTACGTGCACTGTGTGTGCGTGAGGGAGCGGGAGGCGGAGCTTCTGTCAGGTGGCGAGGACGGAGCCGTGAGGATGTGGGGTGAGTGACGGCGGCCATGTTGGATCTTCGTCAGCAGGCGCATGacgatggtgatgatgatgatgatgatgatgctttgCAGACAGCCGGACGGGTCGGTGCGTTCACTGCCTGGAGATCTACAAGTACGAGGTGAGACTCCCACGATCAGCTGATGGATCAATAACGCGATCAGAGTGATGACGAGTCTGCCGTGTTTCAGGACTGCGCTCGGCCTCAGTTCGGGAAGTGGATCGGCTGTCTGACCACGGactctgattggatggtgagcAGGCATGATGCGTTCGGGTGCTGTTGAGTGGTGAATCCAGGTAGTTCCTTATCAGTCCTCAGGTTCCAGATGTTAGGCTGGAACGTTTCCCTCAGACATGAAACTGTAGATGAGTCCAGGTTCTGCTGGTATCAGTAATCAGCCCGGACTGGTCTGGTCGCTGCCTGCGGCCTCACCTGTGCAGGTGACGGTTCTGACCTGTGTCCTGTTGCTGCAGCTCTGTGGAGGAGGTCCGTCTCTGTCTCTGTGGCACCTCCGCTCCCTGTCGCCCACCTCCATCTTCCGTCTGAGGGGCTGCCAGCGTCAGGCCGCCTTCCATCAGGACATGGTGAGAAACTGGTTCCGATACAGAGTCCAGGAAAAATCTAGTATCCAACGACGacaatgctgtgtgtgtgtgcagatccTGGCAGCGGGGGAGGGTCCGTTTGTGTCCCACTGTCTGCTGGGTGGAGATGTCAAAGCTCAGATCCCGTGCACACCTCAGAGCCTCAACACGCTGCAGTTCAACACCAACAGCTCAGAGCACCGGGTgagtccctgaacgcagcacgTACACCTCATCTGAGAGCAGCTAGAGCAGAATCATGCCGACGGGTAAATGCCTGTCTGTCTTTACCCGACGGGTAAATGCCTGTCTGTCTTTACCCGATGGGTAAAGGCTTGTCTGTCCATGGGGCCGACGGGTAAAGGCGTGTCTGTCTTTACCCGATGGGTAAAGGCGTGTCTATCGTTTGGGCCGACGGGTAAATGCCTGTCTGTCTTTACCCGATGGGTAAAGGCGTGTCTATCGTTTGGGCTGACGGGTAAATGCTTGTCTGTCTTTACCCGATGGGTAAAGGCGTGTCTATCGTTTGGGCTGACGGGTAAATGCCTGTCTGTCTTTACCCGATGGGTAAAGGCGTGTCTATTGTTCGGGCCGACGGGTAAATGCCTGTCTGTCTTTACCCGATGGGTAAAGGCGTGTCTATCGTTCGGGCCGACGGGTAAATGCCTGTCTGTCTTTACCCGATGGGTAAAGGTGTGTCTATCGTCCGGGCCGACGGGTAAATGCCTGTCTGTCTTTACCCGATGGGTAAAGGCGTGTCTATCGTTCGGGCCGACGGGTAAATGCCTGTCTGTCTTTACCCGATGGGTAAAGGCGTGTCTATCGTTCGGGCCGACGGGTAAATGCCTGTCTGTCTTTACCCGATGGGTAAAGGTGTGTCTATCGTCCGGGCCGACGGGTAAATGCCTGTCTGTCTTTACCCGATGGGTAAAGGTGTGTCTATCGTCCGGGCCGACGGGTAAATGCCTGTCTGTCTTTACCCGATGGGTAAAGGTGTGTCTATCGTCCGGGCCGACGGGTAAATGCCTGTCTGTCTTTACCCGATGGGTAAAGGCGTGTCTATTGTTCGGGCCGACGGGTAAATGCCTGTCTGTCTTTACCCGATGGGTAAAGGTGTGTCTATTGTTCGGGCCGACGGGTAAATGCCTGTCTGTCTTTACCCGATGGGTAAAGGTGTGTCTATCGTCCGGGCCGACGGGTAAATGCTTGTCTGTCTTTACCCGATGGGTAAAGGTGTGTCTATTGTTCGGGCCGACGGGTAAATGCTTGTCTGTCTTTACCCGATGGGTAAAGGTGT from the Melanotaenia boesemani isolate fMelBoe1 chromosome 2, fMelBoe1.pri, whole genome shotgun sequence genome contains:
- the thoc6 gene encoding THO complex subunit 6 homolog is translated as MGPVELLHMSVFSQSFSPCGRFLAAGNNYGEIALFSLTAALSPDATAAHYKPVLTFTAHEGPVFSLLSSDGVLLSAGNGEISAWSWTELIKKNVKPLWTKRPSYRSSLEIPEINSMALSPRDNSLVVGAGDNNVHILDLEHGTFKAILQGHTDYVHCVCVREREAELLSGGEDGAVRMWDSRTGRCVHCLEIYKYEDCARPQFGKWIGCLTTDSDWMLCGGGPSLSLWHLRSLSPTSIFRLRGCQRQAAFHQDMILAAGEGPFVSHCLLGGDVKAQIPCTPQSLNTLQFNTNSSEHRVLTVGGSSSRIDVFTNTSYRAFSLSF